From the genome of Pyxidicoccus trucidator:
ACCGCCGCGCCGCGAACATGGACGACCTCATCCGCAACCCGTGCTCGTTCCGCATCTTCAACGTGCCCATCCTCGGCCACTAAGGCCAGAGCACCCGCGCCTGCCCGGCGGCCCGTCCTACACGGGCGGCCGGGCAGGTCTTGGGGTCAGGGCCCACCCATTTCATCGCGGGACAGTTCCTTCATACTGGGTGTGTCCGGAAGCGCGCGCCGGCCAGACCTCGCGCGGCGAAGGGGGGGACGTCCACCCGATGAAGAAGAAGCTGCTCGTGTTCGCCGTCGTCGCCGTGACGGCCTTCATTGTCTTTCGTCCGCTCGTGTCCAGGAATGACGAACTGGTGCGCCTCCGGGAAGACACCTACCGGGAGTGGGCGCAGATCGACGTGCTGCTGAATCGCCGGTACGACCTCATCCCGCGCCTGGTGGCAACAGTGAAGGGCTACGCGGGCCACGAGCAGTCCACCCTGGTGCAGGTGGCCGAGGCCTACAGCGGCTATACCCGCGCCTCCACCATCCCCCAGAAAATCGAGGCCTCGTACGAGACAGAGCGCCAGCTCCGCAGCCTCGCCCTCTGGGGACAGGTCCACCCGAACCTCAAGGCGGACACCCACTTCACCGAGATGATGCGGCAGCTCTCCAGCACGGAGGACCGGCTCGCCGACCAGCGCATGCGCTACAACTCCAGCGTCTCCGTGCTGAACAAGGAGGTGAAGAGCTTCTATGGGCGGCTCGTCGCGCGGCTGGCGAAGGTCGAGGCGGGCACCTACTACGAGCCCCCCGCCGAGACGAAGCTGGCCCCTCCGGTGCGCTTCTCGCCGGTGGCCACCACGACGCTCAGCGCGGGCGAGCTGCTGCTCAAGGGAACGATGGCGAGCGGCAAGACGCGCCACGCCATCCTCCAGCTACCGGATGGGCGCGAGCTGGTGGTGAAGCAGGGCATGGAGGTCAAGGAGGCCGCCGCCCGCGTCACCCATATCGGTGACTCCGAGGTCACCTTCCAGGAGACCGTCTACGACAGCGGGGGCCAGCCCCAGGTGCGCGAGGTGCGCATCCGCCAGTGACGGCCTTCCAGGTGCGGCCGACGCTCTCAGCGGAGGACCCACTCCACGACGAAGTCCGGCCCCTCCTGCTCCGCCCTGGCCCGGGCCAGCGCCTCGGGACGCTCGTCGCCTGCCCACAGGCCCATGAACTCGCCCACCAGCCATTGAGCCAGTGAGCGGGCCACGCGCTGCACGCCCTCACGCGGAACGCCAGACAACGAGCGCTGGGTCTCCGTCATCCCGCGCACCAGGCGCGCCGGCACCATCCAGCATTCCGCCCGGGGGAACGGCGGTGCCAGGAACAGGCAGAATGCCGCGTCGGTCCGCAGCAGCAGCGCGTCCAGGTGCTCACGCCCGAGGCGGAACGTCGGCAGCCACTGCCCTTCCCCACGTTGCTCCAGCTTCACCACCTGAACGAAGGCAACCCGCTCCGTGCGGATGAAGCCGTCCACGTTCACCTTGAGGACGAAGGCTACTTCCACGCCCGGAGGCCGCGGCGCGGGAGGTGCCTCCTGTGAGGGAACCGCGTCCTCTCCGACTCCAAGGTCATCAACCGCCGGACGCGTCCGCCGCACCGTGAACCCCAGCTCCAGCGGAGCCGCCTGTCCCTGTGCCAGCAGCGTGGACAGGTCCGCCTTCACGCGCTCCAGCTCGGCGCGAAGTCCTTCCAGCAACCCCGCCACCAGCTCCGCCGTGTCCTCACGGAACCGCTCCGGGTAGCGCGTGACGAAGTCAGACTCCACTCGCGCCACGGCCCCGAACAACAGCTCCTCCAGGTCCCTGTCACGCAGCCACGTCCGCCCACCCAGCGGCACGGCCCGCGTCACATGCAGATGCCGCAGCGCTTCGGTCAGCGAGGACGGCCCCACGCTTCCGGAGGGCTCTCCCGAAGGCGCCGCCCCGCCCTTCCCCGTCCCCTGCAACCACGTCTGCAGCGTCCTCACCCGGAACCGCACGCGAGACGACGGGTGCTCCTTCAGCTTCCGCACCTGCCGCCGGTCCGTCTCCGTCCGCACCAGCGCCAGCACCGTCAGCTCCGCCTCGGACGAGGCCGCCTCCGGCGCGCACCACAGGAAGAACTCAATCGCAGCCTTGCGCAGCACGGGCTTGCGCCCCATCCGCGCTGCAATCTCCTGCCGCCACGCCGCCAGCTCATCCATCCCCGGCCGCACCCCGCCCGCGCCGAAGCGAGGCCACAGCTCCGCGCACTCCTCCGCCAGCCAGCACAGGTTGTCGAACTCCGGCGCCCAGGGCTTCAGCTTCACGCGCACCCGGCTGCGTCGCTCGAACGCATCCGCCAGTCCCCTGCGCACCGCCGCGCGGAACAGCCGTTCCTCCAGCCACAGCAGCGCCAGCACCAGGCCCGGCTCACCTTTGCGCAGCGTCGCGTGGCAGTGGTCCAGGACGAAGCGCACGGGCCCCAGGTCCGACGAGGACTCGAAGTCGCCGCCCACCAGCGCGCCCAGGGCTCCACGCAAGCCATCCACCGGCGGCGCATCGAAGCGCGCCAGCAGCTCGCACAGGTTCTCCACCACCGTCGGCGGCCCGCCCACCTCCAGCGTGCGCGACAGCAACATCCCCGCCCGCGCGCACCAGTCCGGCTCCCTGCGCCCGCTCGGGTAGCAAGCCAGGAACCCGCTCATCCCGCTCCGCCCCTCGGGTGACGTCGCCAGCGAGAACAGCCGTTCCGCCAGCACCTCCGAGGCCTCCCGCCACGGAATCCGCGCGGCCCGCGAGCGGATGAAGTCCGCCAGCCTGTCCCGTCCCTCTTCGGGAGTCGTCGGCAGCAGCGCTCGGAGCTGCTCCAGCAACCCAATCGACTTCGCCCCCGGCCCAAGCACCTGCTTGAGGTCCACCTCCACCGTTCCCTGGAAGCGCAGCGCCCGGCCATCGAACGTGCAGGCCGTGTCCCCCACCAGCGCGAGCAGCGACTCCGGATGCCGCTTCAGGTAGCGCGTGAGCACGGTGGAGACGATGGCATCCGTCTCCCGCAGCACTCGCTCCGCGCCTTCCGATTCCCCCGCCTCCTGCAACGCCCCGAGCACCGACTCCTGCCGCCACAACAACCGCTGCAACAGTCCCACCGGCGGAGCCGCATACGGCCACAGCAGCTCACCGCACGACGACAGCAGGAACAGCAGCTCCCCCGGAGCCCGTGCTCCCGAGTCCAGCCGAGTCCACGCGGCGACCTGGGCCAGGGTGCGCTCCTCCAGCGAGGCTCCGCGCACCCACTGCGCGAAGGACTCGCGCCACTGCGCGGACGCCGCCACGGCCTCCGTCGCCGGAGTCCCTGTCACGCCTTCGTAGAGCGGCCGGAGCGACTCCGGCCACCCGGCCTCACCGGACGGCTGCATGGTCTCTCACGTGCTTCACGTTACCGCACCCGAGGGAAGCGCCGCCTCGGTGGACGGGGACAGGGTGATGACCACGGACTTCGACGTGGGCGTGCGGCTCTTCTCCGCGAAGCTGTCCACGGGCACCAGGACGTTGGCCTCCGGGAAGTACGTGGCCGCGCACCGGCGAGGGATGTTGTACGGCACCACGCGGAACCGCCGGGCCACGCGCGTCTCGCCCTGGAAGTGGCTCGTCAGGTCCACCACCTGTCCTTCCGACAGGCCCAGCTCCTTCACATCCGCCGGATGCAGCAACACCACGCGCCGCCCGTTGCGGATGCCCCGGTAGCGGTCGTCCAGTCCGTACACGGTGGTGTTGAACTGGTCATGGGTGCGAATCGTCATCATCAGCAACTGCCCGGGTGCCAGCTCCAGCCGGGGCAGCTCGTGCACGGTGAAGTGGGCCTTGCCACTCGCCGTGGTGAACCGGGCCTCGCGCGGGCCGTTGGGCAGGTAGAAGCCTCCAGGCTCGCGCACGCGGCGGTTGAAGTCCTCGAAGCCGGGGATGACGCGGGAGATGAGCTCGCGCACGCGGTCATAGTCCTCCACCAGCCACGACCACCGCACCGCCGAGCGCCCACCGAGCACCGCCGCGGCCAGCCGCGCGACGATGACAGGCTCACTGAGCAGGTGCTCCGACGCCGGAGCCACCGCGCCACGCGACGCGCTGACGACGCCCATGGAGTTCTCCACCGTGACGAACTGCGCTCCACCCGCCTGCACGTCGCGCTCGGTGCGGCCCAGGCACGGGAGGATGAGCGCCCGCCGCCCGTGGACCAGGTGCGCGCGGTTGAGCTTGGTGGACACCTGCACGGTGAGCCGCGTACGTCGCAGCGCCTCGGCGGTGAGCTCCGTGTCCGGCGTGGCGGACAGGAAGTTGCCGCCCATCGCGAAGAACACCTTCACGCGCCCGTCGTGCATGGCGTGGATGGTGTCCACGACGTCCATGCCATGGTGGCGCGGAGGCTCGAAGCCGAGCTCCCGCGACAGCGCGTCCAGGAACTCGGGCTTCGGCCGCTCCCAGATGCCCATGGTGCGGTCGCCCTGCACGTTACTGTGCCCACGCACCGGACACAGGCCCGCGCCCGGCTTGCCGATGCTTCCGCGCACCAGCGCCAGGTTGACGATCTCCTGGATGTTGCCCACCGCGTTCTTGTGCTGCGTGAGCCCCATGGCCCAGCAGTAGATGGTGCGCTCGGAGCGCGCGAGGATCTCCGCCGCCGCGACAATCTGCTCGCGAGGCACCCCGCTTCCCTCCACCACGTCCTCCCACCGCACCGCGCGGACGTGGGCCGCCCACGCCTCGAACCCGAGCGTCCGGTCCTCGATGAAGGACTTCGCCACCACCGTGCCGGGCCGCGCGTCCTCCATCTCCAGCAGCGCCTTGCCCAGTCCCTGGAGCAGGGCCACGTCGCCGTTGATGCGCACCTGGAGGAACAGCGTGTTGAGCGCGGTGCCAGGACCGATGAGGTGCAGCACGTCCTGAGGGTGCTTGAAGCGGTTGAGCCCCGTCTCCGGCAGCGGGTTGATGGAGACAATCTCGCAGCCCCGGCGCGCGGCGGCCTGGAGCGACGTGAGCATGCGCGGGTGGTTGGTGCCCGGATTCTGGCCGATGACGAAGATGGCGTCGGCCTGGTCGAAGTCCTCCAGCGTGACAGTGCCCTTGCCAATGCCAATCGTCTCGGAGAGCGCCGTGCCGCTGGACTCGTGGCACATGTTGGAGCAGTCCGGCAGGTTGTTGGTGCCGAACTGCCGCACGAAGAGCTGGTAGAGGAACGCGGCCTCGTTGCTCGTGCGTCCAGAGGTGTAGAAGCACGCCGCGTCCGGGGTGCCGAGCGCGCCCAGCTCCTCGGCCACCAGCGCGAAGGCGTCGTCCCAGGAGATGGGCGTGTAGTGCGAGGCGCCCTCGCGCAGCACCATGGGGTGCGTGAGGCGGCCCTGCTTGCCCAGCCAGTGGTCCGTCTGGTGGGACAGCTCGGCCACGCTCCACTGCTGGAAGAAGTCCGGCGTCACGCGCGCCGTCGTCCCCTCTTCCGCCACGGCCTTGGCGCCGTTCTCACAGAACTCGGCCACCGAGCGGTGCCCCGGGTCCGGCCATGCGCAGCCCGGACAGTCGAAGCCGTGCTGCTGGTTCACCTTGAGCAACAGCCGGGTGCCGCGCACCGGGCCCATCTCGCCCCAGGCGTGCTTCAGCGAAGACACCACGGCGGGGAGGCCGCCAGCCACCTCGGCCACCGGACCGACGTGGGGAGCGCGCGGCTCCTCGGGCGGCTGGGCGCTCGGCGGCACGGGGGCGAGCGTCGCTCCCGGCGCCTCCTGAGGCTCCTGCTCGTTCCCATGTCCGCCAGCCATGATTTGCCCTCCAGGCGCCAGGCGGCCGGCGACCCGGCCGTGGCGGGCGCGAGTCTACCCCTACCGGGCAGGTTCGAGGGCCCCAGCCACACGCCAGGGCCCGAGCGGTCGCCCATACCCGGGGTGTGGTCCAGGGCCCGGAGGCATTCCGGGGGCCGTGCCGCCTGGCGGGACAGCGGGCATGGCAGGGGCGCGTTGCCAGGACCACTCGGGGTCAAAAACCTCAGTCGAGGCCAGAGCGAACGCGACACGTAAGGAGGCAACGCGATGAACGGCAGGCGTGACGATGGCCGTGGGCAACGGCCCGGGGAGAGGGAGCTGCGCAGGGGCCAGCAGGTGGAATACCAGGCAGGCCGGCGCGGGTACGACGACAGGGAGCGCCAGCGGGACTGGGACGAGCACGGGTACGAGCGCGGCCCCGAGCGACTGGGCCTGGATGACCGTGACACGGTGCGCGCGGACTGGGACGAGGAGCTCGACTACGAGCACCCCTCCCGCGACTTCGACCGCGACCGGGACTTCCGCTCGCTGGAGGGTGACAGGGACCGGCGCGACTACGAGCAGGACCGGGACTTCGGCCGCGCGGCCCGGGAGCTGGACCGTGCGCGAGAGCCGGGCCGGGACTTCAACCGCGACCGCGAGCTGGACCGCCGCGCGCGCGAGTTCGACCCCGAGCGCATCTCCCGCCGGCCCGAGTACAGCCCGAGCGGCAACTACCGCGCCTACCAGGACGAGCCGCGAGCGGAGCGTGAGCGTCCCCGCCGCTACGGAGACGAAGGGGTCCGGAGCAGTCCCGAGCGCGGGCGGTATGGCTCCGGCCCGCGTGGCCCCGTAGGACGGGATGAGCGGGAGTCCCGGCGCCCCGTCGGGCGGGACTTCCGCTTCAGCGAGCGCGGTTTCCGGGGCGGCACCGACCGCTTCTCCGAGGACGACGCGCGCTACGGTGGCCGACAACCCGGGGGCCATGGACCGGGCATCGAGAACATGGCGCCGCCCCGGGTGGGCTACGGCACCAGCCCGTCCCGCCAGGACGACCATGAGATGGGCCACGGCGGCTTCCTGGGTGGCACCTACCGCTCCCGCCAGGAGGCCCACACGCGCCCCTCCTCCCCCGGCCGGGGCCCCAGGAACTACCAACGGGGGGACGACCGCCTCCGCGCGGACCTGTGCGACCGCCTGAT
Proteins encoded in this window:
- a CDS encoding pilus assembly protein PilP; amino-acid sequence: MKKKLLVFAVVAVTAFIVFRPLVSRNDELVRLREDTYREWAQIDVLLNRRYDLIPRLVATVKGYAGHEQSTLVQVAEAYSGYTRASTIPQKIEASYETERQLRSLALWGQVHPNLKADTHFTEMMRQLSSTEDRLADQRMRYNSSVSVLNKEVKSFYGRLVARLAKVEAGTYYEPPAETKLAPPVRFSPVATTTLSAGELLLKGTMASGKTRHAILQLPDGRELVVKQGMEVKEAAARVTHIGDSEVTFQETVYDSGGQPQVREVRIRQ
- a CDS encoding FdhF/YdeP family oxidoreductase; the encoded protein is MAGGHGNEQEPQEAPGATLAPVPPSAQPPEEPRAPHVGPVAEVAGGLPAVVSSLKHAWGEMGPVRGTRLLLKVNQQHGFDCPGCAWPDPGHRSVAEFCENGAKAVAEEGTTARVTPDFFQQWSVAELSHQTDHWLGKQGRLTHPMVLREGASHYTPISWDDAFALVAEELGALGTPDAACFYTSGRTSNEAAFLYQLFVRQFGTNNLPDCSNMCHESSGTALSETIGIGKGTVTLEDFDQADAIFVIGQNPGTNHPRMLTSLQAAARRGCEIVSINPLPETGLNRFKHPQDVLHLIGPGTALNTLFLQVRINGDVALLQGLGKALLEMEDARPGTVVAKSFIEDRTLGFEAWAAHVRAVRWEDVVEGSGVPREQIVAAAEILARSERTIYCWAMGLTQHKNAVGNIQEIVNLALVRGSIGKPGAGLCPVRGHSNVQGDRTMGIWERPKPEFLDALSRELGFEPPRHHGMDVVDTIHAMHDGRVKVFFAMGGNFLSATPDTELTAEALRRTRLTVQVSTKLNRAHLVHGRRALILPCLGRTERDVQAGGAQFVTVENSMGVVSASRGAVAPASEHLLSEPVIVARLAAAVLGGRSAVRWSWLVEDYDRVRELISRVIPGFEDFNRRVREPGGFYLPNGPREARFTTASGKAHFTVHELPRLELAPGQLLMMTIRTHDQFNTTVYGLDDRYRGIRNGRRVVLLHPADVKELGLSEGQVVDLTSHFQGETRVARRFRVVPYNIPRRCAATYFPEANVLVPVDSFAEKSRTPTSKSVVITLSPSTEAALPSGAVT
- a CDS encoding BON domain-containing protein, whose amino-acid sequence is MNGRRDDGRGQRPGERELRRGQQVEYQAGRRGYDDRERQRDWDEHGYERGPERLGLDDRDTVRADWDEELDYEHPSRDFDRDRDFRSLEGDRDRRDYEQDRDFGRAARELDRAREPGRDFNRDRELDRRAREFDPERISRRPEYSPSGNYRAYQDEPRAERERPRRYGDEGVRSSPERGRYGSGPRGPVGRDERESRRPVGRDFRFSERGFRGGTDRFSEDDARYGGRQPGGHGPGIENMAPPRVGYGTSPSRQDDHEMGHGGFLGGTYRSRQEAHTRPSSPGRGPRNYQRGDDRLRADLCDRLMQGWMDSSDVDVKVKDGEVTLSGTVRGRDEKRAIEDAAEEVLGVKEVINNLRINRAEGALRHQASQEPVQQPGADTGDDRGLHS